AAGGGGATGCGCCATGCAATCGGTATGTGTCTGATCCACCGGCTGACGCGACCATCGGCGCCGGGATCGGCTGCCTTTTCTACCCCCACGTATTCCCCCATCGCAGCAGCCGATAGGACCATCCCCAATCATATCGGCTTCGACAGTATCAGTTGTAGCGGGCATGACCGGGGATGGAAAGCCGCTTTGTCCATTTACGCCCTTCAGCATGGGGGGCATGACGAAGGATGACTTGACCAGGATGGCGCAACCAATAGAAGATGCCTCTTAACCTTAAGGATAATACGACCAACGCCATGCGACTGACGCTTCACACGGATTACGCACTTCGGGTTTTGGTTCACGTCGGCCTGCGGGGCGGCGAACTCGTCACCATCAATGAAATCGCCGAATGCCATGGCATTTCCAAGAATCACCTGACCAAGGTGGTGCATCAATTGGGGCGTGCCGGTTTTCTGGAAACCGTGCGCGGCAAGTATGGCGGTATCCGCCTGCTGGTCGATCCCCGCACCCTGCGCCTGGGCGAGTTTGTCCGCCAGGTCGAGGATGATTTCGCCTTGGCCCAATGCATGCGGGCCAGCAATGCCGATTCCTGCCGGGTCAGCGCCGCCTGTCTGGCGCGGCGGGCCTTCGGTCAGGGGATCGATGCCTTCTTCAAGGCCCTCAACGTCCACACCTTGGCCGATATGATCGATGCCGAACGGGCACTGCCGCCCCTGTCAGCTTGCGGCTGACTTAATGTAGTGTCGTCAGCCTGCGGCTGACCTAAGCGGTATTCCGTTGTCGGGCGATCTGGTGTATCGGTGGACGTATAACCGCAATGGGGGAATGGGGAATGTCCGCTTTCGATTCGGCCGACAATGAAAACGAACGTCGGGTTATTGCCGAGTTTCTGGAAGAACTGCGCGACACCGCCAGCTCGCTTCAGGTTCTCTTGGGCAATATGCGATCCAGTTCGGTTGCCGCCGATGACGGTCTGGCGACGCTGAAGCGCGAGGCCAGCAACCTGCGCAGCCACGCCCAGGCGTTGAACGTTCCCCTGATCAAGCTGGTCACCCACCGCCTGGACGAATATGTGGGCGAGTTGAAGTCAGCCGGCCCGGCCCAGTTGGACGAGATTCAGGTGTTCATCGACCGCATCGAGAAGCTGGCCGACGGCGAGCAGGTGACCGATGGCGATGTGCCCCAGGTCATGCGTTCGTTGCCGGCCAAGCGCAGTGCCGACATCGATTTCGGTCCCATTGAACAAAAGAACATCGAAGTGCTGATGGTGGTGCCGGAAAAGGCCATGGCCCGCATCGTCGAGCGCGAGCTGGCCGCCTGCGGCTATCGCACCTCGGTGGTGCGCAATCCGTTCGAGGCGCTGGAGACTGCCGTTCATACCCGCCCCGATCTGGTTGTCGCCTCCATGGAACTGGGCATCCTGACCGGCGTCGATCTGGGTTGCGCCCTGGCCGCCATGCCGGTGACGCAAGGCATTCCGTTCGCCGTGCTGACCAGCTACAGCTGGGGCCATCCCAAGCTGGCCGGCCTGCCGCCGCGCGCGTCGCTGATCCGCAAGGGCGGGCAGTTCGGTGACGATCTGGCCGAAACCCTGTCCCGTTTCAATATCACCTGAGCACCGGCAAACAGAGCGAGCGTCTCAGCGTTCGCGGAAAGCTTCGTGCCTCAGCTTCAGGACCGGCTTGAGCAGGTATTGCATCACCGTCCGGTCGCCGGTGTGGATTTCGACACTGGCGACCATGCCCGGCGTGATGGTGCGCTTGTCGGCCTCGTCGCCGAGATAGCTTTTGTCGGTCAGCACCAACACCCGGTAAAACGGCTGGTTGTCCTGGCCCATGGTGGTGTCGGGGGCGACCAGCGATACCTTGCCCTCCAACCCGCCATAAACCACGTAATCATAGGCCGACAGCTTGACCGTGGCCACCTGTCCCGGCTGCACATAGCCGCGGTCCATGGGAGACAGCTTTGCTTCGATTTGCAGGCGTTCGTGCAGGGGCACGATTTCCATGATCGGGTCGCCGGGGCGGATGACGCCGCCGATGGTGTTGGCGCGCAAATTCTTGATGATGCCGTCGGTGGGGCTGGTGATCTGGGTGCGCTGCTGCTGGTCCGACGCCTGGGTCATCAATTCGCGCGTACGGGCCAAGTTCAGTTCCGCCTCGCTCAGTTCCGCCTGGGCGGTGCGGGCGTAATTGGCTTCTTCCTGTTCCTGCCGGCTTTTCGCCTCGGCTTGGGCGGCTTGGGCACGGGGGATGCTGGCGCGCAAGGTATTGGCCTGGCCTTCCAGATCCTCGGTCTGTGCCTGCAATTGCACGTGTTCCATCTTGGCGGTCAGGCCCGAGCGCACCAGATCGGTGGACATGGCCAGCCGTTCCCGCGCCAGCTTCAGGTTGGCGGTGACCGCGCGCAGGCGGGCGTCGAGTTCCTGCACTTCCAGCATTTTTTGCCGGGCCTGATCGGCCAGCACGGTCAGGGTTGATTTATGCGCCTGACGGCGGGCCTCGAAATTGCGGGTTTCCGCCTGCACCAGATTGGGCTGGCGCGCCTGTTCCGCCGCCGGGAATTTAACGGTGGCGGCGCCTTCCAGTTCGGCCCGCAGGCGGGCGACCTGAAGGTTGAGGCCGTCGACGCGGACCTGCAATTCCTCGCGGTTCATGGCCACCGCCGACAAGTCCAGTTGTAAAAGCGGCGCCCCTTCCTTCACCTCGTCGCCTTCGGCGACGTAGATTTCGCGGATGACGCCGCCTTCCAGATGCTGGATGACCTTGACCTTGCCCTCCGGCACCACTTCACCCTCGGCGATGGTCACCTCATCCAGTCGGGCGATGTTGGCCCAGACGATGAACAGGGCGATGGCCAGCATGGCCAGACGGGCAATGGGCCGCCACGTCGGCAACGGGTAGGTATCGGCCAGACCGGCCAGCCGGGACGATCCGCTGATTGCGGCGGAATCGACCGGTGGCACCGGCAGATTGCCGCCGGGCAGCAGGAAGCGCCACAGATGCACGACCGGACCGCGCCAGTCGAGGTCTCGCCAGTTCATGTGCCGCCAGTCGAATTGACGCCAGTCGATCCCGGGACGGTTGGGATCGGGACCAAGCCAGCGCAACAGGTCGCCCACCAGCCGCAATACCACTTGATGGGGCTTGGGTTCGGGCGGTGGCGGCGGTGGCGGGGCCGCGACCGCGACCGGAATCTGCGGTTGTTCGCTCATGGCGTGGCTCCGGCGGGCGGCGGCGGGCGGGGCGCGAACAGGCGCGGCAGCACCTCCGCCGCCGGTCCACGTGCCGCCAGTTTGCCCTTGTCCAACACCACCACGTCGCGGCAGGCCGGCAGCAGAACGGCGGAATGGGTCACCACCACCACGGTACGGGTGGCGGCCATGGCCTGAAGCGCCGCACGCAAATCTTCCTCGGCGTGGCGATCCAGGCTGGCGGAAGGTTCGTCCAGCAGCAATACCGCCGGGTTGCCCACCAGGGCGCGGGCGATGGCGATGCGTTGGCGCTGTCCCGCCGACAACCGTGATCCGGCCTCGCCGATGGTGGTGGCGTAGCCGTCGGGCATGTCGATGATGGTGGAGTGGACACCGGCGGCGGTGGCTGCCTCCAGGATGTCCTGGTCGGAACAGCCGGGCGCGCCATAGGCGATGTTGTCGCGGATGGTGGTATTGAACAGCAGGGTTTCCTGCGGCACATAGCCGATCCAGGCGGCCAGTTCGTGACGGGTGAACTGGGCCATGTCGGCGTCATCCAGCAGCACTCGCCCGCCGGTGGGTGGGTACAGTCCCATCAACAGCTTCAGCAGCGTGGTCTTGCCGCTGCCGTTCTTGCCCAGGATGGCGGTCATGCCGCCGGGCTTGAATTCCAGGCTGGGGATGTCGATGGTGGCCGGCGCATGCGGCTCGGTGCCATAGGTGAAGGTGACGTTCTCCACCCGCAGGTTGCCGTGGGGGCGGTCGCGGGCGATGACGCTGACGCTGCGGTCTTCGGGCATGTCGAAGGTTTCGCCCAACCGCGCTACCGCCTGACGGAAACTGCCAAAACCGCGCCAAGCGCCGACCAACTGGTTGATGGGGCCGTAAAGTCGCGCCGACAGCATGTTGCAGGCGATCAGCGCCCCCATGGACAATTGGTGGTCGATGATATAGATGGCGCCGATGGTGGTTACCGCCACGTTGGCGACCAAGGTCAGCGCCCCGCCCAGATTGACATAGCCGTCGGAAATGGCGCCGCGGCGGATGGAATGTTCGATGGCCCCGGCCTGACGTTCTTCCCACAACGGGCGCAACGCCTGATCCAGGGCCACCGCCTTGACGGTGCCGCGCCCGGCGATCATTTCCGACACCAGGGCGTCGCGGTTGGCGGTGACGTTCTTTTCCGCCTTGGCCGACTGGTTCAGGCTTTGCCCCGAACGCCAAGCCAGGATGACGAAGGCGATGAAGGTCAGGGCGAAGACCAGGGCCAGCGGCTGGCCGATGACATAGATGACGCCCAGGAAGATGAACACATAAGGCAGGTCGGTCAGCAGTACCGCCGAGCCGCCCGACAGGGTGTTGCGCACGGTATCGACGTCTTGGAACAATTGGCGCCAATGGGCGGCGGGGCGGCTTTCCAGAACCCGAAGCGGCAGGCGGTTCATCTTGTCGAACAGGCGGGTGCCGATTTCCACGTCGATGCGCAGGGCGACCATCTGCATGACTCGACCGCGCGTCTGCTTCAGCACGTAATCGAAGATCAGCACCAGGGCGACGCCGATCAGCAGGCCCTTCAGGGTTTCCATGGCCGAATGGCCGATGACCCGGTCGTAGACCTGCATGACGAAGATGGGGACGGCCAAGGCCAAAAGATTGACGAACAGCGCGGTGGCCAGCATCTCGCGCCCGACCGAGCGCAGGGGCGAGACGATTTCCCCTAACCAGCCGGGCTTGTCGTCGTCGTCCTCTTGGTGGTCCATGGACCGGCCCGCCCGGCTCAGCGCGAGGGCAGGGCGGAAAGGGTGGACGGGCTGTTCAACTGGCCGGTGGGCTTGGGATTGCTCATCACCTGGGTGACGCTGTCCATGTTCAGTTCACCCATGGCCGACAGCAGGCTGTAGCCGGCCAGGATCATGTCGTAATAGGCGTTGGCGTGCTTGATGCGGGCATCGTTGATGCGCATTTCTTCATCCAACACGTCGCGCACGGTGCCGTTGCCGCCTTCCTGGCGCTTGCGGGCGTTCAGCCACACTTCCTCGGCCATCACGGCGGCGTTTTCCAGCAATACGGTACGCTGGCGGGCGCTGTTGAGGGTGAACCAGGCGGTGCGCGCGGCCTCGGACGCGGCGCGCGCGGCGTAATCGCGGCTGTCGCGGGCGGCGGCCTGCTGATAGGCGGCCTGGGCCACCTGCGCCTGGGTCTTGAAGCCCGAGAAGATTTCCCAGGACGCGGTCAGCAGCAAAGACCAGTCGCGGCGCACGCCCAAAGTGGCGTTCTTGTCGTTTTCGTAATTGGCCCGACCGATCAGATCGAGGTTGGGGTAATAGCCGGCCTCGGCACCGCGGCGGCGTTCCTCGGCCAGGGCCTCGCCCTTGACCGACATGTCGACCATGGGGTTGTTGCGCTCGGCCAGGGCCACCGCCTCGGTCAACTCGCCGGGCAGCAAGGCCGACGGCAACGGCGGATCGCTGAAGGCGGCCACATTGGGGGGATGGCCGTACAATTGCTGATAGGTGGCCGTCCAGATGGAGAACTGACCCTCGAAATCGACGCGGGCTTCCTTGGCCATCTGCAGGCGCTGCTTGGCCGCCAGCACGTCGGCGGCGACGCCCGAGCCCTTGACCACGCGCTCGTCCTCCAGGTTCATCTGGTCCTGGACCTTGCGCTCGTTCTCGCGCGCCAGTTGGATCAGGCGGTGATAGCGCAGCACGTTCAGATAGGACTTGATACCCTGCAACATGGTGTTCTGCTGGGTGTCGCGCAGGTCCGAGCCATAATAGGCTTCGGTCAACTTGGCCGATTCCACCGCCGAATCGGTGGAATAGCCGTCGAACAGGCGCTGCGTCACCACCACGCCCAAGGTTTCGCGCCCCTTATAAAAGGCGTGCCCCTCGGTGCTGCGGCGGGTCGGGCTGTCGACGTATTCGGGGCCGGTATCGCCGGTCAGTTTGATGGTCGGCAGATAGCCGGCACGGGCGGCGGTGATACCCTCGGCCCCGCCAGCCAAGACGCTCTGCTTCGACTTGATCAGCGGATGGGTCTCAAGCAGATGTTGCAATTCTTCGGACATGGACTGAGCCTTGGCCGCAGACGAAGGCGCGGTCAGCAGCAACAAGCCCATACCAATGACTAGTAACGATGACTGCGAAACCTGCAAAGTCCGCTCCCCAGAAACTACCTGTGCGTTCCGCCCCCGCGGTCCGTCCCGTCAGCTGCACTCGTTTATATACCGGCTTTTACCAGCCTGTACATGATCTTTGGCGTCAGGAACCATCAACCCAGATTAAGAGTGATCGCGGCTTCACCAGCCGGCAAGGTCTTTTTCGGCAGGAAAGCCTCGGCTTGTATGCAATCTTAGATTATAATATTTGTCGGTGCGATGGACATGAACTCGAGTGCATCAAAAAAAATCTACTCATAAGGGATTTTCAGTGATAGAAATTCCCTCGAACTTAGTATTTTGGGTTGTCGTTTCATGCCAAATTCGTCATCTGGTTGTGCCGGCGGAAAGACCACCATGGCCGAGAGGGTCTGGCTGCAATTAGCGGCCGAGATCGTGTCGGGTGGGGTGTCGGGCGGGCGCCGTCTGGATGAGGTCGAACAATCCAATCGTCTTGGCGTGTCGCGCACCCCATTGCGCGAGTCGTTGCGGCAATTGGCGGCCTTGGGCTTGGTTGAAAACCGCCCCCATCGCGGTGTGGTGGTGGCCGATGGTGTCGGCCCGTCGCTTTTTCAGGTGTTGGCCGAGCTCGAAAGCGCCTGCGCCCGCTCGACCGCCTTGTTGTTGACCGGGGCGCAATGTCGGGAACTGGCATTGATCGAGCCCGAGCATCAGTTGTTGATGCCGTGGCTGCGCAATGCCTGCGGCAATTCGATCATGCGCAGCCTGCTCAATACCTTGTGGTATCCATTGCTGGCCGATACCGCCCGTCATGGGGGGCTGGACGTGCGGGACTGTCTGTGCCTGTTGCGCGACGAGGTGGCCGGCGGCAATGCTCTGGCTGCCGGTCAGGCGGCGCAGGCCTATGTCGGGCTGTGGGCCAAGCGGGTCTTGGGCTGATCAGGCCTGGGCCAAGGCCAGCACCTGCTGGCCACCGTCCCAGATCATGGTCAGGGCGACGTACAGGATGATCAGCAGGCCGACATAGGCGACCCAGTGATGGCGCTTCAGCAGGGCGGCGACGGCGTTGGCGGCCACCCCCATCAAGGCTACCGACAGGGCCAGGCCGATGATCATCACCATCTGGTGGTCGCGGGCGGCACCGGCCACCGCCAAAACGTTGTCCAGCGACATGGACACGTCGGCGACGACGATCTGGGTGACGGCGGCGGCAAAGCTTTTTTCACCGGTGGCGGCGGCTTCCTGCTCGCTTTCCTCGGCCTCGTGCATCTTGATTTCGCGCCACAGCTTCCACGACACCCACAGCAGCAGCAGGCCGCCGGCCAGCAACAGGCCCACCACCTTCAGCAATTGCAGGGTGAAGATGGCGAAGATGATGCGCAAGACGGCGGCGGCGGCGATGCCGATGACGATGGCGCGGCGGCGCTGGGCCAGCGGCAGGGCGGCGGCGGCCATGCCGACCACCAGGGCGTTGTCGCCGGCCAGGGCCACGTCGATGGCGATGACCTGCAACAGGGACGACAGCGAATCGAGGGAGAAAAATTCAAGCATGCGTCTGGGTAAAACTTTCCCTCGTTGCCGTCAAGTGACGAACGCGACGCAGGCGGCGACCGCCGCCAGCAATCCGGCCAAATCGGCGATCAGGCCGGCGGCAAGGGCATGACGCATGCGGCGGATGCCGACGGCGCCGAAATAGACGGCGAGGACGTAAAAGGTGGTTTCGCTGGAGCCATAGATGGTGCCTAGCAAGATACCGGTGAACGAATCAGGGCCGATGGCCGGATCGTTCATATAAGACGCCAGCAGGCCGAAGGATCCCGACCCCGACAGCGATCGCAACCCGGCCATGGTCAAGGCTTCCGGCGGGATGCCCAGGGGGGCGGTCAGTCGCGCCAGCGGCGCCAGGATCATGTCGAGGGCGCCCGATTGCCGCAGCATGGCAATGGCCACCAGGATGGCGACCAGATAGGGAATGATGCGCACGGCGATGGCGAAGCCTTCACGGGCGCCGTCGACGAAGCACTCATAGATCTTCACCCGCTGGGTCAGGCCATAGCCCAATACGCCGACCATCAGCCCCGGCACGATCCAATGGCCCAGTTCCGCCCCATGGACGGCCATCAGCGGAATGATGCCGATCAATGCCGCCAGGGCCAGCCAGCCATAGGCGGCGGGCAGGGGCGGCGGGGGCGGTTCAGGGTCTTCCTCGCTGCTCTCGACCATCGGCGTGGCCGGAGGCGGAGGAAACAACGGCGCCAGCAGCCGGGCGGCGGTAATGGCGACCAGGGCCGATACCAAGGTGGCGGCCAGGGTCGGTGCGATCACCGCCGCCGGATTGGCCGAGCCGCTGGCGGCGCGAAGGGTGATGACGCTGGTGGGCAGAATGGTCACCGACGCGGTGTTCAGGGCCAGAAACAAGGCCTGGGGATCACTGGCGCAATCCTTGTGGGGATTGAGCTTTTGCAGATGTTCCATGGCGCGGATGCCGAACGGGGTGGCGGCGTTGCCCAGGCCCAGCAGGTTGGCGGCGACGTTCATGACCATGGCGCCCATGGCCGGATGGGTGGGCGGCACCTGGGGGAACAGGCGACCCATCAGCGGCGCCAGCAGGCGGGCGGTGGCCCGGATCATGCCGGCTTCCTCGGCCACCTTCATCAGGCCGAGAAACAGGGCCATCACCCCCACCAGGCCCAAGGCCAGGGGGACGGCGCCTTCCGCCGCCTTCAGCGCCGCAGTGCTCAACCCGGCCATGGCGCCGGAACCGCCGGTGATTTCGGCTACGGCCGCCACCACCACCGCCGCCCCGATCAGGACAAAGAAAACCAGATTCACGTCGATCCCCCTTGGATCGGCGAAGGCTAACAGAAACCCCGCCCCTTGTCGCCGCCGGGGGGCGTTGCTAAGGTCACAGGTAACGATACTGTTTGGGAAGCGGGTCATGACCCTGTCCGGTTTGCGTTTGGCTGTCCTGGTGCTGATGATTCCCGCCGCTGGCTTTGCCGCCGACGATGTGCCGGCCCGCCTGGACAATGCCCGTGCCGCCTACCAGAAAGGCGACATCGCCCGCGCCGCCCGTGATACCGAGGCGGCGTTGCGGCAGATGCAGGACCGCCTGGGCAAGATGTTCGCCGAGACCTTGCCGGCCATGGGCGGGCGCTGGAAGGCCGAGCCGGTGGAAACCGACAGCCTGGGCGAAGTTGGTGGCGGGTTGTCGGTGTCGCGGGCCTTCACCCGCGATGATTCCTCGCTCAACGTCACCTTGTTGCTGGACAGTCCCGAGGTGGCCTCGGCCCTGGCGCAACTGGCCGCCACCCCTGGTCAGCCCAACGTCAAGAAGATCAAGGCGGCGGGAGAAGATGCGTTGCTCAGGTTCGACGCCGCCACCGGCACCGGCGAGGTGACCATGGTGGTGGCCGGGCGGGCGGTACTGGAAATCCAGGGCGACAACATCAACAATTCCGACGCGCTGGTGGAAGCCGCCAATGGTTGGAATATCAGCAAGATCAAGGCTTTGCTGGCTAATTAACGGGGATCTGGGAAAAGTACGCCGAGGCAAAGCCGGGGGACTTTTTCACGGTTGTTCAGCGCGCCTTGCGGCAATCCAGCACCCAGACGTCGTAGACCGGGTGTTCCATGGCCGACAGCGCCGGACTGGAGGCGAACATCCAGCCGCGGAACACGCCTTGCGCCGGCTGTCCTTGCTTGATGTCCCAGATATCGAGAAAGGCGGCGCTTTCGGGGCTTTCCTCGGGGCGGCGCTTCTTGCAGGCGCGGGCCACCACTTCCAGCGTGCCGAAACGCACGGGTTCCCCCACCGGGGCCTCGATGGTGACGACGCGGGCGGTGATCTTGTCCAAGCCGCCCAGCACGGCCATGTCCAGCGACAGTTCCGGTGCCTGCTGGGCGATGGCGGGCGCGGTCAGCCACAAAAGTGCCGCGCCGGCGATGGACCAACGACGGATCATTGGGGCGGCGCTTCCACCGGGGCAATAGCGGGCGGGGCCGGCATGGGGGCCGCGGTGCGCGGGGCGTCGGCGGTGGCCAGGAAGATCAGTTCGCCGACCATTTCCTCGATGGATTTGTAGTCCTTGGTCTTGGCCAACTGGCCGCCATCGGGCAGGCGGTCCTTGGCCCGACCGGGGATCAGCTTGATGTATTTACCACCCAGCAGGCCCTCGGCGGCGATGGTGGCGGTGGTGTCGGCGGGCAACCGGATATCCTGGGCGATGGTCAGCGTGACCACGGCGTTGTAGCTGACCGGGTCCAGGCTCTGGCTGGCCACGGTACCGACCTTGATGCCGTTGATGCGCACGTCGGCACCGCTGTCCAGGCCGCCGATGCCGGCGAAATGGGCGGTGAGGGTATAACCCTTGACCTCTTCCATGCCGGCGTGGCGCCAGGCGAAGACCAGAAAGAAACCGGCCACCGCCAGAACAACCGCCCCCATGATCGTTTCGATGAGATTGCGTCCCATGATCCCCTCTATGTCGGCGGTTAGTTGTTGCTGACCGAGGGCAACGGCTTGCCGGCATAGCCGCGCTTGCCCTTGCCCTGCTCGATGATCAGTTCCATCAGGTCTTCGATGACCATGGAATCCTGGGTGTAGATGATGCTGTCGCCGTCCTGCAGCGGACGATCATCGCCGCCGGGGCCGATTTCGATATATTTGGCCCCCAGCAATCCATCGGTGCGGATCACGGCGGTGGAATCGGCGGGCAGGGCGACGTTTTCGGCGATTTGCAGACGGGTGACGGCGCGGAATTCCGGGTCCAGGGTTTCTTCCACCACCGACCCGATCTTCACCCCCGACAAACGTACCGGGCTGCCGATACTGATGCCATCCAGGCGGTTGAAACGGGCGGTGACGGAATAGCCTTCAATCTGACCGGCTTTGCTGGCGTCCTTGACATAGACCAGCACCAAAGCCAGCGCCGCCACGGCGACGACGATGGCGCCGGTAACGGTATCGCGTGATCCGCCCTTGGTAACCATCATCTCCCCCTTGGCCGGTTTAGGGCTGCCACGCCTCGTAATCGCCGGCGGCGCGTTCGCGCTGGCCGCCGCGCAGGTCGTGGCCCGGCGGCAGATAGGCGTCGGTGGTGCCGGTGGTATTGATCTGATGCGGCTTTTGCCATTCGCGGCGGGCCGAATCGGTCAGCGGCGCATCGACGGTGTGATGCAGCCAGGCATGCCATTCCGCCGGTACCGCCGAGGCCTCGGCGACGCCATTATAGATGACCCAACGCTTGGGACGACGCCCGGCAGGCTTGCCGCGCTCGATATAATAGCGGTTGCCGGCAGTGTCGGTGCCGACCAGTTTGCCCTTGAGCCAGGTGAACAGCAGAGTTCCAAAGCCGGCCATGACGCCCTCTTGTTCTTATGGGAATAAACTTAGGGGCGGACTATGGCAAAAGCCGGGGCTGGCGTCCAGAGCTTCGCGGGGATTTGATCAAATCCCGTAAAAAGCGATAATTATTGCATCTATATGATGTGTGAAAATGATGATCTCGGGACAAAATGTGGTTGCGTCGACGGCGGGGCGGGCATAATCTGCGTCTCGGTTCGGGGCGAGACACAACATGTTGTGGACATCGCGATGAAGGGTGATTCTCAAGGGAATCCCTTTGCTTCGCTGTCGCCGCCGGCGCTCGGTCCAGGCCAAACAGACACCCAGAGAGGCATCCATGCGCGTCCAGCGTCACTTCACCAAGTCCGGTTCGTCCGCTTACGCGGGCATCGACTTCCGCAAGGCCACCAGCGAGATCCGCAACCCCGATGGGTCGGTTGTGTTTCAGGCCAAGGATATCGACGTTCCGGCCGGCTGGTCGCAGGTGGCTTGTGATG
This is a stretch of genomic DNA from Magnetospirillum gryphiswaldense MSR-1 v2. It encodes these proteins:
- the mlaD gene encoding outer membrane lipid asymmetry maintenance protein MlaD, with the translated sequence MGRNLIETIMGAVVLAVAGFFLVFAWRHAGMEEVKGYTLTAHFAGIGGLDSGADVRINGIKVGTVASQSLDPVSYNAVVTLTIAQDIRLPADTTATIAAEGLLGGKYIKLIPGRAKDRLPDGGQLAKTKDYKSIEEMVGELIFLATADAPRTAAPMPAPPAIAPVEAPPQ
- a CDS encoding outer membrane lipid asymmetry maintenance protein MlaD encodes the protein MMVTKGGSRDTVTGAIVVAVAALALVLVYVKDASKAGQIEGYSVTARFNRLDGISIGSPVRLSGVKIGSVVEETLDPEFRAVTRLQIAENVALPADSTAVIRTDGLLGAKYIEIGPGGDDRPLQDGDSIIYTQDSMVIEDLMELIIEQGKGKRGYAGKPLPSVSNN
- a CDS encoding NADH:ubiquinone oxidoreductase subunit NDUFA12, whose translation is MAGFGTLLFTWLKGKLVGTDTAGNRYYIERGKPAGRRPKRWVIYNGVAEASAVPAEWHAWLHHTVDAPLTDSARREWQKPHQINTTGTTDAYLPPGHDLRGGQRERAAGDYEAWQP